One Enterococcus silesiacus genomic window carries:
- a CDS encoding PTS sugar transporter subunit IID, giving the protein MEALEKFLNKFIGPIAQKMNGSKFFSALAEAFMRTTPITLGVALLMIVGNFPIPQWIEFLAKTGMTAHFNAALGATINLLSVYVTFNFAYIYSKKDGHDPLPAGLLAIGSFFILMPQMIQTYTLEKAVTEFPAQTVVTASNNVEAFASQYTGGTGLFVAIIVGYFTAILYGFFIRKNLTIKMPDTVPSNVSESLSPAILSGIILAFFFIVRILFSFTPFGNIFAFITTLIQAPLQSLTGSPIAIILIFTLANMLWFFGIHPNMVYGVVMPVMTANMLANMTAYQQHQELPYLAMAVVSYVCGNAFGGQGSTYGLVISMFTAKSERYKSLFKLAGPPVIFNVNEPLIFGMPLMLNPFFFVPMVASPLLMGGIAWGMLSILDFSKYNPLIALPWTTPAPIAMALKGGFNYLLIFVVLLIVNVLVWYPFFKMADKKEYLLEQESAKIAEA; this is encoded by the coding sequence ATGGAAGCGTTAGAAAAATTTCTGAATAAATTTATTGGTCCGATTGCTCAAAAAATGAATGGTAGTAAATTTTTTAGTGCCTTAGCTGAAGCATTTATGCGAACAACACCAATCACGTTAGGTGTTGCCTTACTCATGATCGTCGGAAACTTTCCGATTCCTCAATGGATCGAGTTTTTAGCGAAAACAGGTATGACCGCACATTTTAACGCGGCATTGGGTGCTACGATCAACTTACTTTCAGTTTATGTGACCTTCAATTTTGCTTATATTTATTCTAAAAAAGACGGTCATGATCCACTACCTGCTGGTCTTTTAGCCATTGGTTCATTTTTCATCTTAATGCCGCAAATGATTCAAACGTATACACTTGAAAAAGCTGTTACAGAGTTTCCAGCTCAAACAGTTGTGACTGCAAGCAATAATGTAGAAGCATTTGCTAGTCAATATACTGGTGGCACTGGCTTGTTTGTTGCAATCATTGTTGGCTATTTCACAGCCATTTTGTATGGATTTTTTATCAGAAAAAATCTAACGATCAAAATGCCTGATACGGTGCCATCTAATGTTTCTGAATCATTAAGTCCCGCTATTTTATCTGGCATAATTTTAGCTTTCTTTTTTATTGTTAGAATCCTTTTCTCATTTACACCATTTGGTAATATTTTTGCTTTTATCACAACCTTGATCCAAGCACCATTGCAATCATTGACTGGCTCTCCTATTGCGATCATTCTTATTTTTACTTTAGCAAATATGTTATGGTTTTTCGGAATTCACCCAAACATGGTTTATGGTGTGGTAATGCCGGTGATGACAGCCAATATGCTAGCGAATATGACGGCCTACCAACAACATCAAGAACTACCTTATCTTGCGATGGCTGTTGTTTCTTATGTTTGCGGAAATGCTTTTGGTGGTCAAGGAAGTACTTACGGCTTAGTCATTTCCATGTTTACAGCAAAATCTGAACGCTACAAATCATTATTTAAATTAGCTGGTCCACCAGTTATTTTTAACGTCAATGAACCTTTAATTTTCGGGATGCCATTGATGTTAAATCCATTCTTCTTTGTGCCAATGGTAGCCTCGCCTTTATTGATGGGCGGTATTGCTTGGGGCATGTTATCGATTTTAGATTTTTCTAAATACAATCCGTTAATTGCTTTACCTTGGACAACACCTGCACCGATCGCGATGGCTTTAAAAGGCGGCTTTAATTACTTATTGATCTTTGTCGTTTTATTGATCGTCAATGTGCTCGTGTGGTATCCATTCTTTAAGATGGCAGATAAAAAGGAATATCTGTTAGAACAAGAAAGTGCAAAAATAGCAGAGGCTTAA